In Microvenator marinus, one genomic interval encodes:
- a CDS encoding RelA/SpoT family protein: protein MDAAEKALRERVEEILDKTAVYQPNLDRDLILKAFDFGMMMHEGQKRKSGEPYMSHPVEVMDIIAELRLDSSSLVAGLLHDTVEDTQTTVDELKDLFGEDVAFLVDGVTKLSKLSFNTREEAQAQNFRKMIIAMSRDLRVIVLKLADRLHNMRTMKHMPQHKQERISEETLDIYAPIAHRLGISWIKTELEDQSFRYLYPDAYFDISEQVSKKKRERESFIREVINILKELMGENTITCQVDGRPKNFWSIYRKMQKQQIEFDQVYDVLAFRIIVDEKYQCYEALGLVHNLWKPIPGRFKDYVAIPKPNGYQSLHTSVIGPDQERIEIQIRTHEMHRVAEEGIAAHWMYKEGKAVPNADDAAFAWLHQLMEEHHDAEDPHEFLESVKIDLFHDEVYVFTPRGDVKGLPAGATCLDFAFAIHTEVGSHTVGSKVNGQIVPLRYELKTGDICEILTSPNQKPNKDWLAFVVTGRARTKIRNAVREEQRERSRELGRELLDKEFKRHGTNVREMERNGKLLDATLKSKFHNIDEMLADIGYGKSSPETIVSKIFAQKEPEQKKESKLDQFINKFTGRGKGKGVIIDGIDDIMVTYAKCCNPVPGDDVLGFITRGRGLSVHRRDCDKVAHLEKERKVDVSWASRGKEDKTSRHSVNVRVFCTDKPGLLANISQSFSDSGVNIAQAHCLTTEDQRAVNTFEVLVLDLNQLQAAMRKIQRIKGVYRVERV from the coding sequence AGAAGCGTAAGTCTGGCGAGCCCTACATGTCTCACCCGGTCGAGGTCATGGATATCATCGCGGAGTTGAGACTCGACTCATCGAGTCTGGTGGCGGGTTTGCTGCACGACACGGTGGAGGATACTCAGACCACAGTGGACGAGTTGAAGGACCTCTTTGGCGAAGATGTGGCTTTCCTCGTTGATGGTGTCACAAAACTTTCGAAGCTCAGTTTCAATACGCGGGAGGAAGCTCAGGCCCAGAACTTCCGAAAGATGATCATCGCGATGAGTCGCGATCTCCGCGTGATCGTGCTCAAACTAGCCGACCGACTGCACAATATGCGGACCATGAAACACATGCCGCAGCATAAACAAGAGCGGATCTCGGAGGAAACTCTGGACATCTACGCTCCTATTGCGCATCGCCTCGGCATCTCGTGGATCAAGACAGAGCTTGAGGATCAGTCGTTTAGGTATCTTTATCCGGATGCTTATTTCGACATCTCTGAGCAGGTGTCAAAGAAGAAGCGGGAGCGCGAGAGCTTCATCCGCGAGGTGATCAACATCCTCAAGGAATTGATGGGCGAGAACACCATCACCTGTCAGGTGGACGGTCGGCCGAAAAATTTCTGGAGCATCTACCGCAAGATGCAAAAGCAGCAGATCGAATTCGACCAGGTCTACGACGTGTTGGCCTTTCGAATCATCGTGGACGAGAAGTACCAGTGTTACGAGGCATTGGGGCTAGTTCACAACCTTTGGAAACCCATCCCCGGACGCTTCAAAGACTACGTGGCCATCCCGAAGCCAAACGGATACCAGTCTTTGCACACTTCGGTCATCGGCCCGGATCAAGAGCGTATCGAGATCCAGATTCGAACCCACGAAATGCACCGTGTTGCTGAAGAGGGTATCGCCGCGCACTGGATGTACAAAGAAGGCAAAGCGGTACCGAATGCCGACGATGCGGCCTTTGCATGGCTGCACCAGCTGATGGAAGAGCATCACGACGCGGAGGACCCGCACGAGTTCTTGGAGTCTGTGAAGATCGATCTCTTCCACGATGAAGTCTATGTTTTCACGCCGAGAGGCGATGTCAAAGGACTTCCTGCCGGCGCGACCTGTCTCGACTTTGCTTTTGCGATTCATACCGAAGTCGGTTCCCACACGGTCGGCTCGAAGGTAAACGGGCAGATTGTGCCGCTACGCTACGAGCTTAAGACCGGGGATATCTGCGAGATATTGACGAGCCCGAACCAGAAGCCGAACAAAGATTGGCTGGCGTTTGTGGTGACGGGCAGGGCGCGGACCAAGATTCGAAACGCGGTCCGAGAAGAGCAGCGGGAGCGAAGCCGTGAGCTTGGGCGAGAGCTATTGGACAAGGAATTCAAGCGGCACGGCACTAACGTTCGAGAAATGGAGCGCAACGGAAAGCTGCTCGACGCGACCTTGAAGTCCAAGTTTCACAATATCGACGAGATGCTGGCGGATATTGGTTATGGCAAGTCTTCGCCCGAAACGATTGTTTCCAAGATATTTGCCCAAAAAGAACCCGAGCAAAAGAAAGAGAGCAAGCTCGACCAATTCATCAATAAGTTCACGGGCCGCGGTAAAGGCAAGGGCGTCATCATCGATGGAATCGACGATATCATGGTGACCTACGCCAAGTGCTGCAATCCCGTCCCGGGGGACGATGTGCTTGGATTCATCACGCGCGGGCGCGGCCTATCGGTTCATCGGCGCGATTGTGATAAGGTTGCGCATCTTGAGAAGGAGAGGAAGGTCGATGTCTCCTGGGCCTCGAGGGGCAAGGAAGACAAGACGAGCCGGCACTCGGTCAATGTCCGCGTGTTCTGCACCGACAAGCCAGGTCTTTTGGCGAATATCTCTCAGTCATTCTCGGATTCTGGCGTCAATATTGCTCAAGCCCATTGTTTGACGACCGAAGACCAGCGGGCTGTGAATACGTTCGAAGTCCTTGTCTTGGACTTGAATCAACTTCAGGCCGCGATGCGGAAAATTCAACGAATCAAAGGTGTCTACCGAGTTGAGCGTGTCTAA
- the xerC gene encoding tyrosine recombinase XerC, translated as MSVNVDRFLEYLRVERGRSERTLAAYSSDLSQLQEHLEEHELSLDHVDQIGLKNLRGFVASRLDVDTSATLARKISAIRSFWTFLVKKGVIEDDIAELLSAPKVRQPLKNFLSVDEIFQLLDGHKQDGVLGIRDMAMWETLYGCGLRVSELVGLNLAEVDLKDGWIRTVGKGNKERMVPLGQKAKAAIELYLSRRSEIAQDNHSTSAIWVNSRGGRLSDRSVRRLLKEHLIRAGLDTSVTPHGLRHSFATHLLDAGADLRGIQELLGHASLSTTQRYTHVSVERLAEVYDAAHPRARSQNKGENS; from the coding sequence ATGTCTGTGAATGTGGATCGTTTTCTGGAGTATTTGCGCGTGGAGCGCGGACGTAGCGAACGTACGTTGGCTGCATACTCGAGCGATCTTTCACAACTTCAAGAGCATTTGGAGGAGCACGAGCTCTCGCTAGACCATGTGGACCAGATTGGTTTGAAGAATCTGAGAGGGTTTGTGGCGTCACGCCTTGACGTGGACACTTCTGCCACGCTCGCCCGAAAGATTTCGGCGATTCGCTCATTTTGGACGTTTTTGGTCAAAAAGGGCGTGATTGAAGATGATATTGCGGAGCTCTTGAGCGCGCCCAAGGTTCGACAGCCACTGAAAAACTTTCTGAGTGTGGACGAGATTTTCCAACTTTTAGACGGCCACAAACAAGACGGCGTGCTCGGTATCCGAGACATGGCGATGTGGGAGACCCTCTACGGGTGTGGGCTTCGTGTTTCCGAGCTCGTGGGTTTGAATTTGGCCGAAGTCGATTTGAAGGACGGCTGGATTCGGACAGTGGGTAAAGGAAACAAAGAGCGCATGGTTCCTCTTGGTCAAAAGGCCAAGGCGGCCATCGAGCTTTATCTCTCAAGACGTAGTGAGATTGCCCAGGACAACCACTCCACGAGTGCGATTTGGGTCAATTCTCGCGGTGGACGACTCAGCGACCGCAGCGTTCGAAGGCTCTTGAAGGAACATCTGATTCGGGCAGGTCTGGACACATCCGTGACACCTCACGGTTTGAGACACTCCTTTGCCACACATCTCCTTGATGCTGGTGCCGATTTGCGCGGCATTCAGGAGCTCCTTGGGCACGCAAGCCTTTCTACAACGCAACGCTATACCCACGTCTCGGTGGAGCGTTTGGCCGAAGTCTACGATGCGGCACATCCGCGCGCTCGCTCGCAAAACAAAGGGGAGAACTCATGA
- the hslV gene encoding ATP-dependent protease subunit HslV → MIKGTTILSVRRGDEVIVIGDGQVTMAEKTILKASARKVRRIHDGKVICGFAGSTADAITLYEKLEEKLRSTQGNLLRASVELAKEWRSDKMLRQLEALLIAADRERTLLISGNGDVLEPENGMVAIGSGGVYALAAAKALHAHTELSPRELAVSAMKIAAEMCVFTNDNFTLEELRDEP, encoded by the coding sequence ATGATTAAAGGGACCACAATTCTGAGCGTACGCCGAGGCGATGAGGTCATCGTGATCGGTGACGGGCAGGTTACCATGGCCGAAAAGACCATTTTGAAAGCCAGTGCGCGCAAGGTGCGACGCATCCACGATGGCAAGGTGATTTGTGGGTTTGCGGGGTCCACTGCGGACGCGATCACGCTCTACGAGAAACTGGAGGAGAAGCTTCGAAGTACCCAGGGCAACCTTCTCAGGGCCAGCGTCGAGTTGGCCAAGGAGTGGCGTTCTGACAAGATGTTGAGGCAGCTTGAGGCGTTGCTTATCGCAGCCGACCGAGAGCGGACGCTCCTGATCAGCGGAAATGGGGACGTACTCGAGCCGGAAAACGGTATGGTTGCGATTGGTAGCGGCGGGGTCTATGCGCTTGCGGCCGCGAAGGCTTTGCACGCTCATACGGAGCTCTCACCGCGAGAATTGGCCGTCAGCGCGATGAAGATCGCCGCAGAAATGTGTGTCTTTACGAACGATAACTTCACACTCGAGGAGCTTCGCGATGAACCCTGA